Sequence from the Phragmites australis chromosome 11, lpPhrAust1.1, whole genome shotgun sequence genome:
TCTTGAGTCTGAGGAGCCATTTTGCGGTTGATATGCTGGCGAATCTAGCTAGTTACGGGAATCTTTACTAATTCCAGTAAGGTTTTGTTGTCAAGGCTCCAGGAATGGTGCTCGGAGAATTGCTACgtccaaaaatagaaagaattaAGTGCTATTGAAACACCGTCCTGATGTCAAATGGATCTTGAGCTTTGTCttggctacttcatgtatctTATCCAAAATTATGCCGTGTCATTTCTTTCTACCTACAGTGAAGAACTATATATGGCTGCCATTTATTGGAGACATTAATGATCAGTAGCCATTGTATAGTCTAGCAATATTTTCCTGGAAATCATACCTACATATGAATTTGAACGATTGAATCCCTAAGCTACTGAATTTCCCATAATGTTTTTAAATTGTTCATTATGCATTGCAGGTTCTGTTGGCAACTGGTGGTGGCCATCTTGTTTACCTAGAAATTAGGGATGCTAAGCTTGTTGAAGTGAAGCATGCACAGCTAGAACATGAGATCTCTTGTCTTGATTTGAACCCAATCGGGGAGAATCCACAGAATAGTTCCCTGGCTGCTGTTGGGATGTGGACTGATATAAGTGTTAGAATATTTTCACTTCCAGACCTTGAATTAATAAGGAAGGACAATTTAGGTGGAGAAATTGTTCCTCGGTCTGTTCTGCTGTGCACCTTGGAGGGGGTACGTTCTTGACCTCACTTTCCTTGAATTTTTTTGGCTATTTCAAGTAACATATACTTGCTTTTCTTTTCAGGTTTCATATTTGCTCTGTGCTCTTGGAGATGGTAACCTGTTCAGTTTTCTGCTGAATGCAAGTACAGGTGAACTGAGTGATAGAAAAAGGGTGTCCCTTGGGACCCAACCAATTAGCCTTCGTACATTCTCATCGAAGGGCACAACCCACGTGTTTGCTTCATCAGATAGACCGACTGTCATATACAGCAGTAATAAGAAGCTGCTCTATAGCAATGTTAATTTGAAAGAAGTTAATCATATGTGTCCTTTTAATACAGCTGCATTTCCAGACAggttctttctctctctggatTTTGTGCTGTGAAATTGCTTGATCTTTGAGTTCACTACCTCCTGTATGTAGTTGTGAATGCTTGTATCTATTTGGTTGAGATGCTGTCACAAGTCAATTTGCATAAccatcaaatgtttgtgcattGCCTGGATTGGGGAATATGTTCTTTTAAAAGTGAGATTTTAGATTTCCTACTAGAAAGTAATTTATTTGAATCAGCTTTGTTTACAATCTGATGAAACTTGACAGCCTGTACTTAACACAAAGGTGTTGATAACTCCCTTCTCAATTTTTCGTATACATGTTTCTTTTGACTTTGTCAAGCAACCTCCTTTTAAATAGTATATCTTACCTTTAACAGTAAAATTAGCATGTTAGTTTCTTACATTCCTTACCCTGTGGCACGGATACAAAATTAGAGAAGAGATGCTTTATAACCTGCTAGTTATGCCTCCTAATATGTTCATTTGATTCTTGATTGTTGCTAGTGCCATACTACTTGATGCTGTTAGTTCACACTGTATTATGCCACTATTTCGTTAATTTCGTCTTGGTAATTATTTGGAAATGTTATCACTGTCTTAAGTTTGCTATAGTTTACCCCTTCTCGTTTCAATATCACAGCCTTGCAATTGCTAAAGAAGGTGAACTTTCAATCGGAACCATTGATGATATCCAAAAGCTTCATATCCGCACAATCCCCCTTAATGAACAAGCACGGCGCATTTGCCACCAGGAGCAATCAAGGACACTAGCATTCTGCAGTTTCAAGTACAACCAGACTAGTATGGAGGAAAGTGAGACACATTATATTCGTTTGTTAGATCACCAAACTTTTGAGTTCCTGTCCACATATCCTTTAGATCAATATGAATGTGGCTGCTCCATCATTAGCTGCTCATTCTCAGATGATAATAACGTCTATTACTGTGTGGGAACTGCATATGTTTTACCCGAGGAAAATGAACCAACAAAGGTAATTTGTCGGAGAGTTTGATGTTTCATTAGTGCTGTGTATACCTTTTTAGTACTTGCTCAGTTTACTGCCTCTTGTAGCTTATTTCTCTGTAAGAATGTTGTTATTGAGTTCTCTGGCACAAAATGCTTATACATCGATACGTCTTGGTGCAGGGCCGAATCCTTGTATTTGCAGTTGAAGATGGAAGGTTGCAATTAATTGTAGAGAAAGAAACCAAAGGAGCTGTTTATTCACTGAATGCATTCAATGGAAAATTATTGGCTGCTATCAACCAGAAGATTCAATTATATAAATGGATGCTACGTGAGGATGGTTCACATGAGCTGCAATCTGAGTGTGGCCACCATGGGCACATACTGGCCTTGTATACTCAAACCCGTGGTGACTTCATTGTAGTTGGAGATCTGATGAAATCAATATCCTTGCTGGTCTACAAGGTAGCCTTTAATTCTTTGCTTGACACATTGCAGTATTTCTGTTTTTTTATAGCAGTTTCTTCATTGGGCCAATTactattgtttttcttttgggcAGCATGAGGAAAGTGCAATTGAAGAGCGTGCTAGGGATTACAATGCGAACTGGATGACTGCAGTTgagatgcttgatgatgaaaTCTATATTGGTGCAGAGAATAGCTATAACCTATTCACGGTGCGCAAGAACAGTGATGCAGCCACAGATGACGAAAGGGCAAGGCTTGAGGTTGTCGGGGAGTACCATCTTGGAGAGTTTGTGAATAGATTCCACCATGGTTCACTTGTAATGCGCCTTCCAGACTCAGAGATAGGCCAGATTCCCACCGTGATCTTTGGCACAATCAATGGGGTCATTGGCATTATTGCCTCCCTTCCACATGACCAATATGTGTTTCTGGAAAAGCTCCAGTCCACTCTCGTAAAGTTCATAAAGGGTGTCGGGAACCTGAGCCATGAGCAATGGCGGTCATTCCATAACGACAAAAAGATGGCGGAGGCTCGAAACTTTCTGGATGGTGACCTGATCGAGTCATTCCTTGACCTTAGCAGAAGCAAGATGGAGGAGGTGGCCAAGGTCATGGGCGTATCTGTTGAGGAGCTGTCCAAGAGGGTGGAAGAGTTGACGAGACTTCACTAGATCAACAAGTAGAAGTTTGCTGTAACTTGTTGCATCTATATCCTTTGTAACTTATTTTTCGCTGACGCAGTCGCTTGTAGTTTCATTGCATTGAGCTGCCTCCTGCTGTTCAAACAGCCGGCCGGTCGCTCAAGTCGCAAGACTGACCCTATCACTGTTTACGCGTGGTTGTACCTTATTTTGTTGCCCCATCAACATTCCAGCTGTCAGTTTGATGAGgttgttttctttttaatgCCGAGACAAAAATGTCGCGACATCAATGAATATGGGCCTCGTGATGCTGGTGCGCAAAATATGGTGGATCCGTAAAAATGGGGGTATTCTTGATGGTCTTAAACCTTTCGTCATCAGTTTAATCTGTCCGTGAGTAAGGAACGTCATCAGTTTTATTAAGCCTGTAGCTCTCGCATGGAGACGGAAGttgactttttatttttatttttatttaatctgTCCGTGAGTAAGGAACGTCATCAGTTTCCGGCCCAATAAGCTGGCAAATCTTTCTCCCGTGTTCGTGGAATGTCCCTGCTTCTCCTGACAGTGAGATCGAGATAATAATAATATGTTGGGAAAACGGCAAACGATTATGGCAAACAAAAACAAGTGAGTTGCAGAGTACATGAATGGTACTTGAATTTTGCAATTTAAATCTGAGTCGGTGCAACATAATTCTCCTAGATCACTTGAGGAAATGTGTTTGGTTAACTGTAAGGATTTTTTAAGAGATACAACGTATATTCTAAATGAGTAGAAATAGACTTAGCGGATGTAGTGATCGGGGTTTCAAAATTTGTTGAAAACCGCTCGGTATTCGCGATATTCTACCAATTTGGTCCACATCTCATTCTGAATTCGAtcagttttcgaatttgaattcaaaaaatatctaaaaatactagagacaattctaagactttctgtgattttgttcaaaaaaaatatcgtttgcatcatattttatgaagaggaagttttttttaaaaaaaagaaaaatattaaaataggcTGTATGAACAGTATGATTTGGCccatcacgttaaggaaaaacttaacattcaaacacatatttttgtaTAGAGAGTATCTTAagatgatctttaaaattgatttcacttcgtttagagttttattaatttcttcatgatttttacaaaattcatatgcataaagtgaacatgttaagaaacaacattgtaatcACTTTTcaatgtctaccattattttcctacataaagcatagtataagtaagcaaataaaagtggtttcactaattttgaaggtGTGATGGGTGAGTTATTAATTAacctagttgcaacacatttacacaatcatgcatgttacaataatatttcataagttcatatattttaaaaagacatatggtcatgtaagaagactaacaaaattgatttcatgatttctagattagcaaataattaactatgcatttaactaggtttagcaaatacatttttttaataaaatattcaacttttttataagtataaatattttatcatgtagatcatgttacaaggaaatctaaaaaaattcactagaTTTGAACCttatatgaattagttattaattttataagGTTGagttattttttggtttttttaacttcaccGCAATTCGGAAAATACGCTCGGTAAATCGGGAAAACCGAACAATTTTTGAAGAACTCAATTGAAATGCGTTCAATACGGAAAATTCGATCGATTTTAGGTGTAATTCAATCGGTTTTCGGTTGAATTTGAGTGGTTACCAAATGGGCGATTTGGTCgaattctcaccaaattttgAGTGGTTTTTTTTATATTCGTGATTTTTGAAAATTCGGTGGATCAACTATAAAACGAATTTATAAATCTTTGTTGTGACTCTGAAAAGAAGATTATTTAGTTGTCTGCATAGACGGATGCAATAACTCTACACCTGCAAATGTAATGACCATATGAAGGCTTTTTGTTGTCTGCACAGGTGGATACAATAACTCTACACCCTGCCCTTAAGATTAACAAGTATGCATATTGCAACCCTATAGCAGATACAATGCATCAAACGGGATAGGCTACAGAGAGAAGCTCGATTCGAACATATCCAGTTATCCACTGAATTATGCTCTAACTACATAATTGCATCCGTATATACAGAGACGAATAATGCACACAGATAACTAAAtaacttttttccaaaaaaaatatacacATGAATAGAATTAATATATCTTTAAGGGTCTGTTCGGATGGTTGTACAGAGCCATTCGGGACATGGCCATCTACGTTCACTTGTTGGTTGGTGGCACTAGAGAGCGGATGAGGCGGTCGGACATGGGGGAATATTTCTGTAGATGCTGGATGGCTATTCGTACTTGATATGTACATACgtgttatgattttttatttaactcgtaattttatttaaaagtataaaagtggtctaaattttttaaaacaatataAAGCTGACTAGTAACTcattttaatttgtttgattaaaaaaatatgagccaatatttaattaaatttttctaaaaaaacctacttttataatatttagcaatttttaatgcctccaataaatccaaaaaatctgaaaaatttactaatattcttctcatatgatgtactaTAAATATGAATAGATTATCATATCTACTCTAATCtcaccaactaaataaaaatcgGTTTATACTATTTACTTAactaaatataaaattagatcACCTCATTAGAAAAATATGAACCGCACTATTCTATCTAACCTCACTCAACAACCAAATACATACTAATATGAACAACTAAATTCGTTTTAAATGGACGAGACCACTGCGATCCACTGAATACGCTCTGAATGGACAAGGGAAAAGATGACAGGAACCGCCCGGATGAGGGAAACGCGCCAGCAGTTGAAAGCTGCACCGTTTGAAATTGAAACCTTCCCGTCTGGGCAAGGGCAACCCATCCATCCATCTCCCTCCGCCTCCTGCAACGCGACCAAATCGAGCCCCCAAAACCACACCTCATTTCGCTCTCACCcccgcaccccccccccccaccactctctctctcttccctcgcGCTTGGTTTGGCTGCCCCCTCCCCCCGCACGGGCGCCTCGCTGCGGCATCTCCCTCCCAACGCCTCCCCAATTCGCCGCCGATTCGGCCTCCCCAAGCGCCCAAACCCTAGATCTGGTGCGGATCCCGCGCCTCGCCGCCATGTTCTGGCGCATGACCGGCCTCTCCGCGGCCTCGCCCGTGAGTGCACTCCGACCTTCCCCTTCCCTCCTGCTCCTGCTTCCGGGACCGCTTCAATGATTGTTTCGTCGCTGAATCTAGCTGCGAGTGGTGTCGCCAATCGGATCGCGGGTGGTTTACTCATGCTTGCTGCTCTTCCAATTCCCCATACGTCTCGCTTAGGGTTCGTCGCTGCCCTGGGACTACACCTCTGCGCGTGTGCTCTGCGAGTTAGTCAGCCGCGTGCACGCTGTGCTAGGGTTCGCTTCGAATTAGGGAACCTAACTGCTGCTGTCGGCGCATCTTGGTAGTGGTGTCACgaaaggacaaaaaaaaaaaaaaaattacgtaGCTGCTGGACGCGCACTCAGTCATTTCAAGAATCGGGACAGCCTAGTTACAACAATTTTGTTGAATAAAAAACCTACTATTTGTAGCGCAACACAGGCTGCAGACTGATTACTGCTTGGCAGAGTGCGTTTCAATTGACGAGACTTCTACGCAAGTGTTGAACTTATATCATGTACGCTACTCTTTATTTCTTAATTCCTTCCACCAACAGAGTGATGGAAAGTTCATTATGTTGAAACAGCGCTCTGTATAGAAACAGCTGTCTTTATAGAAAGCTTCAATAGTATTTGTGGGCCTGGGTTTTTCTACCGTTTCTTTGTCGGGTTATCTTGTGCGCTAGACTTGTTGTTTTTTATCCTCAATACTCATTTATTAATAACTGAGTTCCTATTAATTGAGCATGATTACTAGTATGTGCtaattatttgaattatttttttctaccatcGCAAGGCCCCTGTGACCATTTGTTACTATACCCTGCGAAATCTCCACCTCATTTGCCTAACTTTGTATCCTACTGGTCAGGTTGATACAATTCTAGACAAGGAGAACTTCACATTAGAAGAGCTGCTCGATGAGGATGAAATTATTCAGGAGTGCAAAGCGTTGAATACTCGACTCATAAATTTGTAAGCCCACTACCTGTTTTCAAGTTATTACAGTTTTATGCATCCCCAAGTAACCATTGAACCTTTATCAGTTTCTGAGTCTTCTTCGCTTGTGAAACAGTAATTAATGACCTGTTGCATTATCTAATATTATTGCTGATAGGTGTTTCCCACTGTGGTCGACAGGCAAAGGAATCTTTTTTTATGAATAAACTAGATGATAAAGGCCATACTTATTATACGCCTACATCCTTTGCTGCCATTGTTTTATGCACCAGCACTGCCTATTGGGTTCTATCATAGAGAACTGAGAAGTAGCTTTAATTGCAATTCATCTGTGTGTACAACTTGTTCTATCTCCTGCTTAAGATCCCTTTACATTTTACTTTTTGCATATGGTATGTAATTAAGCTAGCAGCAACACATGCCGAACTAGTTCCTTGAGtttctaaaagaaaaacatCTGAACTCATCCTCTTTCCCTATTTTTGTAAGCTTCTACAGCGTAGGTTGTGCTTAATGATCGTTTCTTTGAATTTTCTTCCAGTTTTCATCTATTTCGGTTGTCACATGCTGATAAACGAGGATTGTGATTGCCTCTCTCTAATGAACTAAGAGTGCTTATTAGTTCAAGCCTGACTTGCTTTTACTTATCAATGTTTGATTTCAAAACGAGGAAGTAGCTCTATATGTTAATAGTTTAGTAATTAGTGCCAACATGCTGTATAGCTTTCAATTAGtcttcattttttttggaattacACTGCAAATTGTTTCTTTCACCTGATTCTAGTTTTGTTTTCCCGCGTAACATGCTTGAATGTTGTATCTAGCTTGCGAGATAAGGCCCAAGTGGAGCAATTACTTCGTTACATTGTGGAAGAAGTTCCAGAGGATTCAGAGAGGAAGCGGTCTTTCAAGTATGCTATGGATTTTTGTTTACTACCATGCTATATATAAAACTAGCTTGCTAATGAGCCTTGTCAAACTTCTCTTGTCTACCTCTGGCAGGTTTCCATTTATTGCTTGCGagatttttacttgtgaaatCGACATTATCTTGAGGACCTTGGTAGAGGATGATGAGGTAAATATATTAGTTCGTTAACACGTTTCTCTAGAACATGCTGCTTCACAGGTTGATAAACCTCATTCTAGCTAACCATCCCCATCCCTTTTGTTACATGATGCAGTTAATGGATTTGCTGTTCTCATTTGTAAAACCTGACCATCCGCATAGCACTTTATTAGCTGGTTACTTCAGTAAGGTACTTTGCCCTTTTATTCCTGGACTCTTAATCATCGCTAAACTTGTGTTCAACACTTCTGTAATGTGTTTAACTTCTAAGAGTATTAGCATAATTTAGACATTGGGTTTCATGCTGTACCTCTGTTGCATTACAATGAAATATGGAGCTCAGTCTGGCTACTTGTTTCTGCTAGGTGGTAATATGTTTGATGCTGCGGAAGACTGCTCCTGTTATGAATTATGTTCAGGTATTTCAGATCTGTATTATAAAAACACATATTGTTGCTACTACGTCTTTATTTTAGGCAATTACCAGTTAACCTCGAACTTGACTTGTGCATGCATTGAGTCAACattcatattttgttttactAACCAAAGAAACCTAAATTAGAAGTCTAATGCTATAATGGCTGATGGATTGTGTGCTCCACTCTGTACGATTTATTGCTTTAAATCTAGTTGTGCTTTACAAGCTTCTGTATCCATGCGCATGTGCTTGCCTCGCTGACTGAAGCTGTAAATCTATGATACATTCCGTTCTTGACTTTGTAAAGTGCATGAATGGAAAATGATTTATGGTCAATTAATACTGGGTTCTTATGTTCTTTGTGTGATTGAAATCTCAGTTCTGCTCATTATCTGCACTGTGTTTTCCTTTGATACATTCGATTTGAATTTGCACTGTCTTGTACACACTGTAAACCTGGAGTCTTTTGTGCATATTCCAATTTATGTTTTGCTCatctttgtttcctttttttaggAGCATCCATATATTGTGGTCCAACTTGTCGACCTCATTGGCATCACATCAATAATGGAGGTAAACAGTTACTGAATTCACTTCCCATCTCTTTTGATGTGTACATTTGGTTGATGGCTGTTCATGAAACAGGTGTTGATAAGATTGATTGGTGCTGATGAAACCATATACTTGAATTTTGCCGACACATTGCAGTGGTTAGAGAATACAGATGTCCTGGAAATGATTGTGGATAAATTTAGCTCATCTGTAAGTACTGACGCTTGATCACTAAGTAACATAGTTAGCACTATACAACATGAATATTTGATATTAAATCATGGCTTGACACTGCATTGGACTGGCATTGGTTAGGGATGTTCCTGCTCTATTCTCTCAGTAGAATAAATCTTCATCtgctttaaaaaaatattatatatttgcTAGCAAATAGCTCATATATCTATGCTACTATGACCAAGCAGGACTCCCCTGAAGTACATGCAAATGCTGCAGAAATCCTATCTACAGTGACTCGATGTGCCCCTCCTGCTCTTGCTGCAAAAATATGCAGCCCAAGGTTTGTCCTTTTTGTATAACTTGTTGTGTGACCAGAACAATATAAATTTTGAGCCTCATATAGTTATATCCCTTTCTGTGTCAACTATCGTTGTGTTCATGTTTTTGCTTGTTCCATGGTATTTCAGTTTTGTTGGTAGGTTGTTGCGTCATGCTCTTGAAGAATCAAGACCAAAATCTGTCCTGGTTCATTCATTGTCTGTGTGTATATCTCTTTTGGACCCCAAAAGACTAGCATCGGCCTCATACCAAGCATTTAGAAGCAACTTAAGTCATGGGACACTGGTCACTGCCAGTCCAGAGACAGTTGATGGTATGCTGGAGAGTCTAGGTGAGTGCCCTGTATTTGATTCTATAGAGTTAATGCTACTTGCATTTTTGATATGTTCACTTGTGATCTTGATTCTTTCTATCACATGCATTATCCTTGATACACTaggcatttttgttgttgttgttgttgcatgaTTGCCTGTTTGAGGTAACTTATCAATATACCTGAAATCACATCTTAGGTGATCTGCTGAAGTTATTGGACATTACTTCTTCAGAAAGTGTTTTGCCTACAACATATGGATGTTTGCGCCCCCCTCTTGGGAAACACCGTTTGAAGGTACGCTCTGATGATGAGAATGATCTTAATTAGTTTGAGTATATGCCATAGCTTAAGCAATCTATTTTTTCCCTGAATAGATTGATCTTAAGCTTTAGTTATTTGATGGAAACATTAATATTTAATGCTGCTTAGGGCTATCTAGGCTTTACTATTATTGATCTTGCATTGGGCCATCTGATGGGGTAATTTCTGGGAGATATGCATATGGTATGAGTCTTGATGGCCTCAACTACTGTTCACATTGCGTAACTCTGCAGTTAGGCCAGGCTTGGAAGGTCCAATTAATCTTTTGCTTTCAACATGCCCGCTTCAGAGTTCTTTCATATTCTGTTTTGGTTCTAATAGATGATATTTCTGTttctttcagattgttgagttcaTCTCTGTTTTGCTGACAATCGGTAGTGAAATTGCTGAAAAGGAGCTAATAAGACAATCAGCAATAAAGCACTCCATCAATTCATTTTTTCAGTAAGTGGGCTATTGTGTGTTTATGTGCTTATCAATTATCATTGTTAAAGGAAAATCTTCACACATTGGTTGGTACTGCAGATACCCTTATAATAACTTTTTGCATCATCATGTTGAGAACATTATCATTTCTTGCCTCGAAGTTCAAAGAAATCACCTGATTGACCATGTCCTTAATGATTGTGACCTTGTTGGTAAAGTTCTTGCCGCagaaaaaaattcttctctGTCAGCAGACTTCAATGGGGTAATCTATTACTGGATTCTTGTCACCTCGTATTCTCCTTTCCACACTACATTGACATAGGATCCTGTATCATGATTTATCTTCTATTTACAGCCGACATTACCGTCAGAAGGGAAAGAACCCCCAAGAATTGGGAACATTGGGCATATAACTCGAATAGCAAATAAGCTCATTCAATTGGGAAGTAGTAACAGTGTAATCCAGAGTCACTTGCAGGTAATTCGTGTTTCTGTTATTTTTTTAGCCCAGCAATTTGAAACTGTTTTGTGTTAGCGTTATTGTATGTTATGCACTCATTCACATTGATGAAATTTGTCTTCATAGGAGAATAGCGAGTGGGCTGAATGGCAAACAGATGTCCTGGTCAAACACAATGAGGTGGAGAACGTTTATCATTGGGCATGTGGGTAGGTTCTTTTCCCATCCTGTTTTCTTCTCTGTCTGATTGTTTTGTACATTGCTGAAACACTCATGGTGATTTCTCATTGTGGTAGATCGAATATTTCTATCCTGACTATTGGCTATCCTTGTTTTATGCTGCAGGCGCCCAACTTCTCTTCATGATCGTGGTAGGGATAGTGATGATGACGACTTCCGAGACAGGGACTATGATGTGGCAGCTCTTGCTAATAATCTGAGCCAGGCATTTCGGTACGGGATATACAGCAATGATGACATTGAAGAGGTGATTTTCTGGATTTGCAACATTGTGAGCTCTGGCAGTAGCTATAAATTATTTCACTGGTATTTTAAAGGAATGGAAATTGAATTCCTGAAACTGTTGTAATATCGTCATTGGTACTGTTTTACAATTTAACATTTCAAACATGTAATTTAATGTAAAAGTAAAACCTAAAGATTCTCACAGATAACTGTTGTATACTTGTATTATCTTCAATGCTACAGTCTGCTGCTACCTATGTCTAATGTATTTCATGTTCAATGATTGCAGGCTCAAGGATCACATGAACGAGATGATGAGGTATGTTAGTAGTGCTATTTATGTTAAGTTTGTTTGTTATTTTTGTCATTAGATTGTCTGCTGAATGCTTCAGTACAGTCTCATAGATTGTCCTTTATAATAACGTAAGGTCAGTACACGGTCAGTACTTTCGATTTGACAATTAAGAAATACCGGGTTCTGCTAGCAGAGAAATGGATTTTCTGCAGCCTGAAATGTGTGCGTCTGTCTCAGGATGTCTACTTTGATGATGAATCAGCTGAAGTGGTAATATCTTCCTTGCGTTTGGGTGATGATCAGGACGGGTAATTTGTGATGTTTTTAGTAACCTACATCATTCTCAGTATAAGTGAAGTTGCTTATAGACTCTGTATTCTACAGCAGCTCCCTCTTTACGAATTCAAACTGGTTTACATTTGATGGTGATAGAAGAATCAATGACCGGCTAGCTGCCTCTATTCCTTCATCATCTCCCAATTCTGAAGAGACTCCCCTTAACATGGAAGAAGGCGATGAGGTGCTAACTGGTGAAGCCACTGGCACCGAGTCACAAATGGAAAGTGTATCTCTTGAAAATGGCTCTGTTGAGGAGACCGAGGAATTAGCAGAAGTTGCAAAAAACACAGATGCCAGTACATATGATGATAAAATGTTGTCCACAGAAGAGGAAAATGCGTTCAAAGAAGCTGAAGCATCTGACCGACCTGTGGATGTTCAAGATGTCCAGGCTGACACACAAGCGGGAGATGTGGCTGAAGCATCACGTGGAGAGATGGGTACAGAGAGAACAGTCGAAGAACTTGCCAGCTCATCTGAGCCTGACAAAGACTCGCCTGGAGGCTCGACAGACTCTGCAGGCT
This genomic interval carries:
- the LOC133885026 gene encoding DNA damage-binding protein 1, translated to MSVWNYVVTAHKPTSVSHSCVGNFTSPNQLNLIIAKCTRIEIHLLTPQGLQPMLDVPIYGRLATIELFRPHNETQDFLFIATERYKFCVLQWDAEKSELLTRAMGDVSDRIGRPTDNGQIGIIDPDCRLIGLHLYDGLFKVIPFDNKGQLKEAFNIRLEELQVLDIKFLHGCVKPTIVVLYQDNKDARHVKTYEVALKDKDFVEGPWSQNNLDNGAGLLIPVPAPLGGVIIIGEETIVYCNANATFKAIPIKQSIIRAYGRIDPDGSRYLLGDNTGTLHLLVLTHERERVTGLKVEYLGETSIASSISYLDNGVVYVGSRFGDSQLVKLNLQADVSGSFVEVLERYVNLGPIVDFCVVDLDRQGQGQVVTCSGAFKDGSLRVVRNGIGINEQASVELQGIKGLWSLKSSFNDPYDMYLVVSFISETRFLAMNMEDELEETEIEGFDAQTQTLFCQNAINDLLIQVTANSVRLVSCTSRELVDQWNAPAGFSVNVASANASQVLLATGGGHLVYLEIRDAKLVEVKHAQLEHEISCLDLNPIGENPQNSSLAAVGMWTDISVRIFSLPDLELIRKDNLGGEIVPRSVLLCTLEGVSYLLCALGDGNLFSFLLNASTGELSDRKRVSLGTQPISLRTFSSKGTTHVFASSDRPTVIYSSNKKLLYSNVNLKEVNHMCPFNTAAFPDSLAIAKEGELSIGTIDDIQKLHIRTIPLNEQARRICHQEQSRTLAFCSFKYNQTSMEESETHYIRLLDHQTFEFLSTYPLDQYECGCSIISCSFSDDNNVYYCVGTAYVLPEENEPTKGRILVFAVEDGRLQLIVEKETKGAVYSLNAFNGKLLAAINQKIQLYKWMLREDGSHELQSECGHHGHILALYTQTRGDFIVVGDLMKSISLLVYKHEESAIEERARDYNANWMTAVEMLDDEIYIGAENSYNLFTVRKNSDAATDDERARLEVVGEYHLGEFVNRFHHGSLVMRLPDSEIGQIPTVIFGTINGVIGIIASLPHDQYVFLEKLQSTLVKFIKGVGNLSHEQWRSFHNDKKMAEARNFLDGDLIESFLDLSRSKMEEVAKVMGVSVEELSKRVEELTRLH
- the LOC133885027 gene encoding uncharacterized protein LOC133885027 isoform X2, giving the protein MFWRMTGLSAASPVDTILDKENFTLEELLDEDEIIQECKALNTRLINFLRDKAQVEQLLRYIVEEVPEDSERKRSFKFPFIACEIFTCEIDIILRTLVEDDELMDLLFSFVKPDHPHSTLLAGYFSKVVICLMLRKTAPVMNYVQEHPYIVVQLVDLIGITSIMEVLIRLIGADETIYLNFADTLQWLENTDVLEMIVDKFSSSDSPEVHANAAEILSTVTRCAPPALAAKICSPSFVGRLLRHALEESRPKSVLVHSLSVCISLLDPKRLASASYQAFRSNLSHGTLVTASPETVDGMLESLGDLLKLLDITSSESVLPTTYGCLRPPLGKHRLKIVEFISVLLTIGSEIAEKELIRQSAIKHSINSFFQYPYNNFLHHHVENIIISCLEVQRNHLIDHVLNDCDLVGKVLAAEKNSSLSADFNGPTLPSEGKEPPRIGNIGHITRIANKLIQLGSSNSVIQSHLQENSEWAEWQTDVLVKHNEVENVYHWACGRPTSLHDRGRDSDDDDFRDRDYDVAALANNLSQAFRYGIYSNDDIEEAQGSHERDDEDVYFDDESAEVVISSLRLGDDQDGSLFTNSNWFTFDGDRRINDRLAASIPSSSPNSEETPLNMEEGDEVLTGEATGTESQMESVSLENGSVEETEELAEVAKNTDASTYDDKMLSTEEENAFKEAEASDRPVDVQDVQADTQAGDVAEASRGEMGTERTVEELASSSEPDKDSPGGSTDSAGSNELAHDSGSGSQLEGDSPVEVDNEKKSVFATANE
- the LOC133885027 gene encoding uncharacterized protein LOC133885027 isoform X1, which produces MFWRMTGLSAASPVDTILDKENFTLEELLDEDEIIQECKALNTRLINFLRDKAQVEQLLRYIVEEVPEDSERKRSFKFPFIACEIFTCEIDIILRTLVEDDELMDLLFSFVKPDHPHSTLLAGYFSKVVICLMLRKTAPVMNYVQEHPYIVVQLVDLIGITSIMEVLIRLIGADETIYLNFADTLQWLENTDVLEMIVDKFSSSDSPEVHANAAEILSTVTRCAPPALAAKICSPSFVGRLLRHALEESRPKSVLVHSLSVCISLLDPKRLASASYQAFRSNLSHGTLVTASPETVDGMLESLGDLLKLLDITSSESVLPTTYGCLRPPLGKHRLKIVEFISVLLTIGSEIAEKELIRQSAIKHSINSFFQYPYNNFLHHHVENIIISCLEVQRNHLIDHVLNDCDLVGKVLAAEKNSSLSADFNGPTLPSEGKEPPRIGNIGHITRIANKLIQLGSSNSVIQSHLQENSEWAEWQTDVLVKHNEVENVYHWACGRPTSLHDRGRDSDDDDFRDRDYDVAALANNLSQAFRYGIYSNDDIEEAQGSHERDDEDVYFDDESAEVVISSLRLGDDQDGSSLFTNSNWFTFDGDRRINDRLAASIPSSSPNSEETPLNMEEGDEVLTGEATGTESQMESVSLENGSVEETEELAEVAKNTDASTYDDKMLSTEEENAFKEAEASDRPVDVQDVQADTQAGDVAEASRGEMGTERTVEELASSSEPDKDSPGGSTDSAGSNELAHDSGSGSQLEGDSPVEVDNEKKSVFATANE